From a single Halorussus limi genomic region:
- a CDS encoding succinic semialdehyde dehydrogenase has translation MTTFSTPKRADSARFSRLAASVPTDGDRPEIRVEAPYSGETIGTIPAGTDADVRAAVERAREAQRSWADRPVPDRAEIVLRFHDLVLDRRAELLDVVQLESGKARIDGFEEVLDVATTARHYAHRAEGYLDADRRKGAFPLLTRATVHRKPVRVVGIVSPWNYPLTLAISDALPALLAGNAVVLKPASETPFSALLLRDLLREAGVPDDAFQVVTGTGSEAGGAVVERADYVCFTGSTETGRTVAERAGANLTDCSLELGGKNPMVVLEDADPERAVEGAIGGCFTNAGQLCISFERLYVQREVYDEFLDRFVRRTRALDLRGAYDYGPDAGSLVGPDQLETVEEHVEDAVSKGADVLTGGRARPDLGPYFYEPTILTGVTDEMNAGREETFGPVVAVSPFDADAEAVELANDSDYGLNASVWTEDGERGRALARRIECGTVNVNDAYAAAWASVDAPMGGMKDSGMGRRHGDEGFLKYTEAQTVAEQRGPPVGAPRGVPDGWYAKGMTLALHAMKRIPGVR, from the coding sequence ATGACTACTTTCTCGACTCCGAAGCGCGCCGACTCGGCCCGATTCTCCCGACTCGCGGCTTCGGTCCCCACCGACGGGGACCGTCCCGAGATTCGGGTCGAAGCGCCGTACTCGGGCGAGACTATCGGAACGATTCCCGCGGGAACGGATGCGGACGTGCGGGCCGCGGTCGAGCGCGCCCGCGAGGCACAGCGGTCGTGGGCCGACCGACCGGTCCCGGACCGCGCCGAAATCGTCCTGCGATTTCACGACCTCGTGTTGGACCGCCGGGCCGAACTCCTCGACGTCGTCCAACTCGAGAGCGGGAAGGCCCGAATCGACGGCTTCGAGGAGGTGCTGGACGTGGCGACGACCGCGCGCCACTACGCCCACCGGGCCGAGGGCTATCTAGACGCCGACCGCCGGAAGGGTGCGTTCCCGCTGCTCACGCGGGCGACCGTCCACCGGAAGCCGGTCAGGGTCGTTGGCATCGTCTCGCCGTGGAACTACCCCCTCACTCTCGCGATTTCGGACGCACTTCCGGCGCTACTGGCGGGCAACGCCGTCGTACTCAAGCCCGCGAGCGAGACGCCGTTCTCGGCGCTGCTACTCCGCGACCTGCTCCGGGAGGCCGGGGTCCCCGACGACGCGTTTCAGGTCGTGACCGGCACCGGGAGCGAGGCGGGCGGTGCGGTCGTCGAGCGGGCCGACTACGTCTGTTTCACCGGAAGCACGGAGACCGGCCGGACGGTGGCCGAGCGGGCGGGCGCGAACCTGACCGACTGCTCGCTCGAACTCGGCGGCAAGAACCCGATGGTCGTGTTGGAGGACGCCGACCCCGAACGCGCGGTCGAGGGCGCGATAGGTGGCTGTTTCACCAACGCGGGCCAACTCTGCATCTCGTTCGAGCGCCTCTACGTCCAGCGCGAAGTCTACGACGAGTTTCTGGACCGGTTCGTCCGGCGGACCCGCGCGCTCGACCTCCGCGGGGCCTACGACTACGGGCCGGACGCGGGGTCGCTCGTCGGCCCGGACCAACTCGAAACCGTCGAAGAACACGTCGAGGACGCCGTATCGAAGGGCGCGGACGTGTTGACGGGCGGTCGCGCCCGCCCCGACCTCGGGCCGTACTTCTACGAACCGACGATTCTGACCGGCGTGACCGACGAGATGAACGCCGGACGCGAGGAGACGTTCGGCCCGGTGGTCGCGGTCAGTCCGTTCGACGCCGACGCGGAGGCGGTCGAACTCGCCAACGACTCCGACTACGGCCTGAACGCGAGCGTCTGGACCGAGGACGGCGAGCGGGGTCGGGCGCTCGCTCGCCGAATCGAGTGCGGGACCGTCAACGTCAACGACGCCTACGCCGCGGCGTGGGCCTCGGTGGACGCGCCGATGGGCGGCATGAAGGACTCCGGAATGGGCCGCCGCCACGGCGACGAGGGGTTCCTGAAGTACACCGAGGCCCAGACCGTCGCCGAGCAGCGCGGCCCGCCGGTCGGCGCGCCGCGCGGAGTGCCCGACGGGTGGTACGCGAAGGGGATGACGCTGGCGCTACACGCGATGAAGCGGATTCCGGGGGTGCGGTAG
- a CDS encoding ATP-binding cassette domain-containing protein, whose translation MAETHSEATAVLLELSDVTAGYGNTTVVHDVDLAVPEGEIACLVGSNGSGKSTVMKSICGFADVFEGRISFDGEDVTHRSPQESLRSGVSYVLQSSSVFPDMTVHENLLMGGYVFADDNRAARWTEELYGEFARFDERRDQKAGMLSGGERDRTLGRRGGRSVVPRRVTRLATTVLVRARTARNSGAAES comes from the coding sequence ATGGCCGAGACCCACTCTGAGGCGACCGCCGTGCTCCTCGAACTCTCGGACGTGACTGCGGGGTACGGTAACACGACGGTCGTCCACGACGTGGACCTCGCGGTCCCCGAGGGCGAAATCGCCTGCCTAGTCGGGTCGAACGGGTCGGGCAAGAGTACGGTGATGAAGTCCATCTGCGGCTTCGCCGACGTGTTCGAGGGCCGCATCTCGTTCGACGGCGAGGACGTGACCCACCGTAGTCCGCAGGAAAGCCTCCGGTCTGGCGTGAGTTACGTCCTCCAGTCGTCCAGCGTCTTCCCGGACATGACGGTCCACGAGAACCTGCTGATGGGCGGGTACGTCTTCGCCGACGACAACCGGGCGGCCCGGTGGACCGAGGAACTCTACGGCGAGTTTGCCCGATTCGACGAGCGCCGCGACCAGAAGGCCGGGATGCTCTCGGGCGGCGAGCGGGACCGAACTCTTGGAAGACGAGGAGGTCGGTCGGTTGTACCTCGGCGGGTGACGCGACTCGCGACCACCGTCCTCGTACGAGCCCGTACGGCCCGGAACTCGGGCGCGGCAGAATCCTAA
- a CDS encoding type II toxin-antitoxin system VapC family toxin — translation MILRKVGHAEAVETLETIRASKSFNILPVDKPAFNAACDEFAQYDDHQISFVDHTSSVLAGSRDINHIFAFDSDFRTLGFTLVPADVGRL, via the coding sequence TTGATACTGCGGAAGGTCGGGCACGCTGAAGCCGTAGAGACGCTTGAGACCATCCGAGCGTCCAAGAGCTTCAACATCCTTCCCGTGGACAAACCCGCATTCAATGCGGCCTGCGATGAGTTTGCCCAGTACGACGACCACCAGATTTCGTTCGTCGACCACACCAGTAGTGTCCTCGCCGGAAGCCGCGACATCAACCACATCTTCGCGTTCGATAGTGACTTTCGGACACTCGGATTCACACTCGTCCCCGCGGACGTCGGACGACTCTGA
- a CDS encoding HTH domain-containing protein encodes MSQDRERNDHGQYIGTISLEDVLEAIRQTDSPVATAKELGELLDCSSEAARQKLITLHEQGRVERRTVGANAVVWWLTDTEDTTAEINPDDPFWDAEAHAGDEDELVGEDDIDDILYGAVES; translated from the coding sequence ATGAGCCAGGACCGCGAACGGAACGACCACGGCCAATATATCGGGACAATCTCCCTTGAGGATGTCCTCGAAGCCATCCGCCAAACTGACAGTCCCGTCGCCACCGCGAAAGAACTCGGTGAACTTCTCGACTGTAGTTCTGAAGCCGCCCGCCAGAAACTGATCACGCTCCACGAACAAGGCCGAGTCGAACGCCGCACCGTCGGCGCAAACGCCGTCGTCTGGTGGCTCACCGACACCGAGGACACCACAGCCGAGATTAATCCAGACGACCCGTTCTGGGATGCCGAGGCGCACGCCGGTGATGAGGACGAACTCGTCGGCGAGGACGACATCGATGATATTCTCTACGGCGCGGTTGAATCGTAA
- a CDS encoding tripartite tricarboxylate transporter permease — MSLLTNLIQAIGIVFQPFPLSLIILGVLIGITMGSLPGMTATMTVAVLVSFTFGMEAVEGMMLLLGIYGGALYAGSIPAILIRTPGTPSAAATVFDGFPLAQRGEADRAITIATVASFVGGAVSVVFLTLLSPQIAAVALEFGSPEYFALAVFGLTIIASVSGDSLVKGLISGLLGMLLATVGLDPILAYPRFTFGYQPLTSGIQFIAVMIGLFGIAEGLHRYRSGLGHQESSQEIASLLPEMSDLNEIKTIVLGSSIVGTFIGSIPGAGGDIASFITYNEAKRWAHDTATSFGDGDIRGIAAAESGNNASTGGALIPTLTLGIPGDSVTAILIGALMVHGIRPGPQLFQTEPELVYAIFVGFFVVYLVVGAIGLIGARYWAKIIDFPAKYLWPSILVLSFVGAYALRGNMLDVWVMFGAGVLGYVMRAENYPLAPMVLGLILGPIAEVNLRRSLKLSGGSLGIFYEKPLTLAILLLAIASLLLPLVQTWRERRSEAV; from the coding sequence GTGAGCCTCCTCACAAACCTCATCCAGGCTATCGGCATCGTCTTCCAGCCGTTCCCGCTGTCGCTCATCATCCTCGGCGTGCTCATCGGCATCACGATGGGTTCGCTCCCGGGAATGACTGCGACGATGACCGTCGCCGTGCTCGTTTCATTCACGTTCGGCATGGAGGCTGTTGAAGGGATGATGTTGCTACTTGGCATCTACGGTGGAGCGCTGTACGCAGGCTCAATTCCTGCGATCCTCATCCGAACACCCGGCACGCCGAGCGCCGCGGCGACCGTCTTCGATGGCTTCCCGCTGGCCCAGCGCGGGGAAGCTGACCGGGCGATTACCATCGCCACAGTCGCCTCATTCGTTGGTGGTGCTGTTAGTGTGGTGTTCCTTACACTCCTCTCACCGCAGATCGCCGCCGTCGCACTTGAGTTCGGGTCGCCCGAGTATTTTGCGCTGGCAGTATTTGGATTGACGATTATCGCCAGTGTAAGTGGGGACTCACTCGTTAAGGGGCTCATCTCGGGACTGCTTGGGATGCTTCTGGCGACCGTAGGGTTAGACCCAATTCTGGCCTACCCGCGGTTCACATTCGGATACCAACCGCTCACGTCAGGTATCCAGTTCATCGCAGTGATGATTGGGTTGTTCGGTATCGCTGAGGGATTGCACCGCTATAGAAGCGGTCTCGGCCATCAAGAGTCCTCCCAGGAGATCGCGAGTCTACTGCCGGAGATGTCCGACCTCAACGAGATTAAGACCATCGTGCTCGGTTCAAGTATTGTCGGTACATTTATTGGTTCCATCCCGGGTGCCGGTGGTGATATTGCCTCGTTCATCACGTATAACGAAGCCAAGCGTTGGGCGCACGACACGGCAACCTCGTTCGGCGACGGCGACATCCGGGGCATCGCAGCGGCCGAATCGGGGAATAACGCAAGTACGGGCGGCGCACTCATCCCGACCCTGACGTTGGGTATACCAGGCGACTCCGTCACGGCCATCCTCATCGGTGCGTTGATGGTTCACGGTATCCGTCCTGGGCCTCAACTGTTCCAGACCGAGCCAGAACTAGTGTATGCCATCTTTGTGGGCTTCTTTGTCGTGTATCTGGTCGTCGGCGCTATCGGGTTGATTGGCGCACGCTACTGGGCGAAGATTATTGACTTCCCGGCGAAGTACCTTTGGCCGTCAATCCTCGTGCTGTCATTCGTGGGAGCCTACGCCCTACGAGGAAATATGCTTGATGTCTGGGTCATGTTTGGGGCGGGCGTGCTTGGATACGTTATGCGGGCCGAGAACTATCCATTAGCGCCCATGGTGCTAGGGCTGATTCTCGGGCCAATTGCCGAGGTGAACCTCCGGCGGTCGCTGAAGTTGTCCGGCGGATCACTCGGTATCTTTTACGAGAAACCGCTCACACTCGCCATTCTCCTGTTAGCGATCGCGTCGTTGCTCCTCCCGCTCGTTCAGACATGGCGCGAACGTCGATCCGAGGCCGTGTGA
- a CDS encoding tripartite tricarboxylate transporter TctB family protein, producing the protein MAFQIRHIDKVASLLLILLAAGVFVASRNFPSGITGTPGPAFFPRVIAASIAGVAAFLFIRSVTTGDDRTQRITTEETKRVVVPIALLVGYALLLPVLGFLLDTFAFLIVTMWYSGATEARTVAPLAAGIALVLQYVFVEFLHVPLPAGSILPVARWLPPLPIVSGVLL; encoded by the coding sequence ATGGCCTTCCAAATTAGGCATATAGACAAGGTCGCGTCCCTCCTGTTGATACTACTTGCGGCAGGCGTGTTCGTTGCGAGCCGTAATTTCCCAAGCGGTATCACGGGAACTCCGGGTCCCGCATTCTTCCCGCGAGTCATTGCTGCCAGCATCGCAGGGGTCGCGGCGTTCCTGTTTATACGGAGCGTCACAACAGGCGACGATCGAACTCAGCGAATCACGACCGAGGAGACCAAACGAGTGGTAGTGCCGATAGCCCTCCTAGTCGGATATGCGCTCCTCCTGCCGGTACTGGGATTCCTACTCGATACCTTCGCCTTCCTGATCGTGACAATGTGGTACTCTGGCGCGACCGAGGCCCGAACAGTCGCGCCACTCGCCGCAGGTATCGCGCTAGTTCTCCAATACGTGTTCGTGGAGTTCCTTCACGTCCCACTACCTGCAGGCAGCATACTTCCGGTTGCTCGGTGGTTACCGCCATTACCTATTGTGAGCGGGGTGTTACTGTGA
- a CDS encoding Bug family tripartite tricarboxylate transporter substrate binding protein: MVLDDGSMWGSTKTDSTVERRQFIKALGVGATVGATGVTGAAGQQSEFPSGEIRLIVPWAAGGGTDRTARKLASLAENQTDASYFVTNITGGSGSAGFRRAANAKPDGTTVGVLTVEVCTISHLNISNIRPDDFAPVMQYNFDPASLTVHQDAPYDTVEGFVKHVKNQSGQLAFSNSGIGAIWHLSAAMFAQEAGISNKVKHVGYDGGAPAAKAVASGEVDATTTSAAEVAPLVKDGPLKILGVMGENRVNIFPETKTLQEQGFNVKSGAWRGLGVPVKTPENRVNALNEAFKSVYDSKEFKTFMKNNGFGMVYRSSDEYDQFMQSEYKRFGDLIKTLGIGQ, translated from the coding sequence ATGGTACTGGACGACGGGAGTATGTGGGGGAGTACCAAAACAGACTCTACGGTTGAGCGGCGACAGTTTATTAAAGCACTCGGCGTGGGCGCTACCGTGGGGGCCACCGGAGTGACCGGGGCCGCAGGTCAACAGAGCGAGTTCCCGAGCGGGGAGATCAGGCTTATTGTCCCATGGGCCGCTGGCGGTGGGACGGACCGAACGGCACGGAAACTCGCGTCACTTGCCGAGAATCAGACGGACGCGTCGTACTTTGTAACAAATATCACGGGTGGAAGTGGGAGCGCCGGATTTCGTCGGGCTGCGAACGCCAAACCCGACGGGACCACCGTGGGCGTTCTCACAGTTGAGGTTTGCACAATCTCGCACCTCAACATCTCGAACATCCGCCCGGACGACTTTGCGCCAGTAATGCAGTACAACTTCGATCCGGCGTCGCTGACTGTCCACCAGGACGCACCGTATGACACGGTTGAGGGATTCGTTAAACACGTTAAGAACCAGTCTGGACAGCTTGCCTTCTCCAACTCTGGCATTGGTGCCATCTGGCACCTCTCGGCGGCAATGTTCGCACAAGAGGCTGGCATCTCCAACAAGGTCAAGCACGTCGGCTATGACGGCGGCGCGCCAGCAGCCAAGGCGGTTGCCAGCGGTGAAGTTGACGCTACGACCACCAGCGCGGCCGAGGTTGCGCCGCTCGTGAAGGACGGACCGTTGAAGATACTGGGCGTCATGGGCGAAAACCGGGTCAACATCTTCCCGGAGACAAAAACGCTTCAGGAACAGGGATTCAATGTGAAGAGCGGGGCATGGCGTGGTCTCGGCGTTCCCGTGAAAACGCCCGAAAATCGGGTCAACGCTCTCAACGAGGCGTTCAAGTCTGTCTACGACTCTAAGGAATTCAAGACGTTCATGAAAAACAACGGGTTCGGAATGGTGTATCGTAGCTCCGACGAGTACGACCAGTTCATGCAGTCTGAGTACAAACGATTCGGGGACCTGATCAAAACGCTCGGCATCGGGCAGTAA